In Sphingobacterium sp. PCS056, the following proteins share a genomic window:
- a CDS encoding GMC oxidoreductase, with amino-acid sequence MKKNNYFDAIVIGSGISGGWAAKEFCEKGLKTLVLERGRDVKHIKDYPTAYMDPWQLEHTNQLPLKEREKNPIASKCYAYKEDAKHFFTSDDEQPYIQEKPFDWIRGYQVGGKSLTWAKQTQRWSAYDFEGPARDGFAVDWPIRYADIAPWYSYVEKFVGISGNLDGIDAMPDGDFLPAWEMNQVELEIQRNIQNKYSDRYVIAGRCAHLTKPKQIHIDQGRTSCQARNLCQRGCPFGGYFSSNASTLPWAQKTGNLTLRPHSVVDSVIYDDQLGKAVGVRVIDSETNKSLEFYAKVIFVNASTIATNQILLNSTSKRFPQGIGNDSGILGKYIAFHNYLGSLSATFEGFEDSYYYGRRPTQPIIPNFRNVARQEMDFLRGYASFFGAHRGRSSAVELEDQVGGAFKDELCTLGGWKIGMMMQGETIPQEKNHIRLSLDKKDKYGIPQVITAIAYAENDFKSRDDFFQQGAEMLEACGAKDILTHDSGQNPGLDIHEMGGARMGLNPKTSILNKWNQMHQCPNVFVTDGASMVSTGTQNPSLTYMALTARAVNYAVEQMKKGIIK; translated from the coding sequence ATGAAAAAAAATAATTATTTTGATGCTATTGTAATTGGCTCTGGAATTTCTGGAGGATGGGCTGCAAAGGAATTCTGTGAAAAAGGGTTAAAAACATTAGTGTTGGAACGGGGGAGAGACGTCAAACATATTAAAGATTACCCTACCGCTTATATGGATCCTTGGCAATTAGAGCATACCAATCAATTGCCGTTAAAAGAAAGAGAAAAAAATCCAATCGCTTCAAAATGTTATGCTTACAAAGAAGATGCGAAGCATTTTTTCACTTCTGATGATGAACAGCCTTACATTCAGGAGAAGCCTTTTGATTGGATAAGAGGTTATCAAGTAGGTGGTAAATCGTTAACTTGGGCCAAGCAAACACAAAGATGGTCGGCATATGATTTTGAAGGTCCAGCGAGGGATGGTTTTGCTGTCGATTGGCCTATTCGCTATGCCGATATAGCACCTTGGTATAGTTATGTGGAGAAATTTGTCGGAATTTCAGGTAATTTAGATGGAATTGATGCGATGCCAGACGGTGATTTTTTGCCAGCATGGGAGATGAATCAAGTGGAATTAGAGATTCAGCGAAACATCCAAAATAAATATTCTGACCGTTACGTCATTGCCGGAAGATGTGCCCATCTCACCAAACCAAAACAGATACATATCGATCAAGGTCGAACATCATGTCAAGCTCGAAATCTCTGTCAGCGAGGTTGTCCTTTTGGTGGATATTTTAGTTCTAATGCATCAACCTTACCTTGGGCTCAGAAAACAGGTAATCTTACTCTAAGACCCCATTCTGTTGTTGATTCTGTAATTTATGATGATCAGTTAGGGAAAGCAGTGGGAGTTCGCGTCATCGATTCCGAAACCAATAAAAGTCTAGAATTTTATGCTAAAGTAATCTTTGTAAATGCTTCTACGATAGCAACAAACCAAATTTTGTTGAACTCTACTTCGAAAAGATTTCCTCAGGGAATTGGTAATGATAGTGGTATTTTGGGTAAATATATTGCTTTCCACAACTATTTAGGATCACTTAGTGCTACTTTTGAAGGTTTTGAGGACAGCTATTATTATGGAAGAAGACCAACACAACCGATCATACCTAATTTTAGAAATGTTGCAAGACAGGAGATGGATTTTTTACGAGGATATGCTTCATTTTTCGGTGCGCATCGAGGTCGATCCTCTGCCGTTGAATTAGAAGATCAAGTGGGAGGAGCTTTTAAAGATGAGTTATGCACTTTGGGAGGATGGAAAATTGGTATGATGATGCAGGGCGAGACTATTCCACAAGAAAAAAACCATATCCGATTAAGTCTTGATAAAAAAGATAAATATGGCATCCCACAGGTTATTACGGCAATAGCATATGCTGAAAATGATTTTAAATCCCGGGATGATTTCTTTCAACAGGGAGCAGAAATGTTAGAGGCTTGCGGAGCAAAAGATATCTTGACTCATGACAGTGGCCAGAACCCTGGGCTGGATATCCATGAAATGGGAGGAGCGAGGATGGGTTTGAATCCTAAAACCTCCATTTTAAATAAATGGAACCAAATGCATCAATGTCCTAATGTTTTTGTGACCGACGGAGCCTCTATGGTGTCGACAGGTACCCAAAATCCATCATTGACTTACATGGCATTAACTGCAAGAGCAGTCAATTATGCGGTTGAACAAATGAAAAAAGGAATTATCAAATAA
- the typA gene encoding translational GTPase TypA produces the protein MQNIRNIAIIAHVDHGKTTLVDKILHFTNLFRDNDGTGDLILDNNDLERERGITIVAKNVSVQYKGVKINVIDTPGHADFGGEVERVLKMADGVVLLVDAFEGPMPQTRFVTQKALALGLKPLVVVNKVDKENCRPEEVYENVFDLFFSLDATEEQLAFPVLYGSSKNGWMSTDWKEPKEDVSELLDAIISHFPPSPFYEGTLQMQITSLDYSTFVGRIAIGRVARGTIKENQPISLMKRDGKIVKSRVKELHTFEGLGRRRVTEVACGDICAVVGIEGFDIGDTIADFENPEQLEVIHIDEPTMNMLFTINNSPFFGKEGKLVTSRHIHDRLQKELEKNLALRVVPTDSPDAWLVYGRGILHLSVLIETMRREGYELQVGQPQVILKEIDGKKCEPIEVLVVDVPAEVSGKVIELVTQRKGELLIMETKGEMQHLEFEIPSRGIIGLRNNVLTATAGEAVMAHRLKGYEPWKGTIPGRQHGVLISLDKGTTTAYSIDKLQDRGKFFVDPGVDIYEGQILGEHIRDNDLTINIVKAKQLTNMRASGTDDNTRIAPAIKFSLEESMEYIQGDEYIEVTPQSIRLRKIYLTEGERKVNKKF, from the coding sequence ATGCAAAATATTAGAAATATAGCGATTATCGCTCACGTCGATCACGGTAAAACTACGTTGGTAGACAAAATCTTACACTTCACAAATCTTTTTAGAGATAATGATGGTACAGGTGATTTAATTCTAGATAACAATGATCTAGAGCGTGAACGCGGTATTACAATCGTTGCTAAAAACGTTTCTGTTCAATACAAAGGTGTAAAAATCAACGTTATTGACACTCCTGGTCACGCCGATTTCGGTGGTGAGGTTGAGCGTGTCTTGAAAATGGCTGATGGTGTTGTGTTATTAGTAGATGCTTTTGAAGGTCCTATGCCTCAAACACGTTTCGTTACACAAAAAGCTTTAGCATTGGGTTTGAAGCCTTTAGTTGTTGTCAATAAAGTTGATAAAGAAAACTGTCGTCCTGAAGAAGTATATGAGAATGTATTTGATTTATTCTTTAGCTTAGATGCTACTGAAGAGCAATTGGCATTTCCAGTATTATACGGTTCTTCTAAAAATGGTTGGATGTCAACAGATTGGAAAGAGCCAAAAGAAGATGTATCTGAATTATTAGATGCAATCATCTCTCACTTCCCACCATCTCCTTTTTATGAAGGAACGTTACAAATGCAAATCACATCGTTAGATTACTCTACTTTCGTAGGTCGTATTGCTATTGGTCGTGTTGCACGTGGAACAATCAAAGAAAATCAACCTATTTCACTGATGAAACGCGATGGTAAAATCGTAAAATCTCGTGTGAAAGAGTTACATACATTTGAAGGATTAGGTCGTCGTCGTGTTACTGAAGTTGCTTGTGGTGATATCTGTGCTGTAGTTGGTATCGAAGGTTTTGATATCGGTGATACAATTGCTGATTTTGAAAACCCAGAGCAATTAGAGGTTATCCATATCGATGAGCCTACGATGAACATGTTGTTCACGATTAATAACTCTCCTTTCTTTGGTAAAGAAGGTAAATTAGTTACTTCTCGTCACATCCATGATCGTTTACAAAAAGAATTAGAGAAAAACTTAGCGTTACGCGTAGTTCCTACTGATTCTCCTGATGCTTGGTTAGTATATGGACGTGGTATTCTCCATTTATCTGTATTGATCGAAACAATGCGTCGCGAAGGTTATGAATTGCAAGTAGGTCAACCTCAAGTTATCTTGAAAGAAATTGACGGTAAGAAATGTGAGCCAATTGAAGTATTGGTCGTTGATGTTCCTGCTGAAGTTTCTGGTAAAGTAATTGAATTGGTAACACAACGTAAAGGTGAGTTATTGATTATGGAGACTAAAGGTGAAATGCAACACTTAGAGTTCGAGATCCCTTCTCGTGGTATCATCGGTTTACGTAACAACGTATTGACTGCTACTGCTGGTGAAGCTGTTATGGCGCACCGTTTGAAAGGTTACGAGCCTTGGAAAGGCACAATCCCTGGACGTCAACATGGTGTATTGATCTCTTTAGATAAAGGTACTACAACTGCTTACTCGATCGATAAATTGCAAGATCGTGGTAAATTCTTCGTTGATCCAGGAGTGGATATCTATGAAGGACAAATCTTAGGAGAGCATATCCGTGATAACGATTTAACAATCAATATCGTTAAAGCGAAACAATTGACTAACATGCGTGCATCTGGTACAGATGATAACACTCGTATTGCACCAGCGATCAAATTCTCTTTAGAAGAATCAATGGAGTATATCCAAGGTGACGAGTATATCGAGGTTACTCCTCAATCTATCCGTTTACGTAAGATTTACTTAACTGAAGGTGAACGTAAAGTGAACAAAAAATTCTAA
- the kbl gene encoding glycine C-acetyltransferase: MYKTLQPALQKELAAIKEAGLYKEERVITTPQGADIKVSTGEDVINFCANNYLGLSSHPKVTEAAKRAIDSHGYGMSSVRFICGTQDIHKELEAKISQFLGTEDTILYAAAFDANGGVFEPLFGAEDAIISDELNHASIIDGVRLCKAQRFRYKNADMADLEAQLQAASGARHRIIVTDGAFSMDGSVAPLDQICDLADKYEALVMIDESHCTGFVGKTGRGTHELYHVIDRVDIITGTLGKALGGASGGFTSGRKEIIDMLRQRSRPYLFSNTLAPAIAGASVAVLDMLSETTDLRDKLESNTVYFREKMTAAGFDIKPGFHPIVPVMLYDAKLAQEFATRMLAEGIYVIGFYYPVVPQGKARIRVQISAGHELSHLDKAIAAFTKVGKDLGVIK; this comes from the coding sequence ATGTATAAAACTCTTCAACCTGCGTTGCAGAAAGAATTAGCAGCTATCAAAGAAGCTGGTTTGTATAAAGAAGAACGCGTAATTACTACGCCCCAAGGTGCTGATATTAAAGTGAGCACTGGTGAAGATGTCATCAATTTTTGTGCAAATAACTATTTAGGATTATCATCACATCCCAAAGTGACAGAAGCTGCAAAAAGAGCAATTGATTCACATGGCTATGGTATGTCTTCAGTACGTTTCATTTGTGGAACACAGGATATTCACAAAGAGTTGGAGGCAAAAATTTCTCAATTTTTAGGAACAGAAGATACCATTTTATATGCAGCGGCATTTGATGCTAATGGCGGTGTTTTTGAGCCATTATTTGGAGCTGAAGATGCGATTATTTCTGATGAATTGAATCATGCTTCAATCATTGATGGTGTTCGTTTATGTAAAGCACAGCGTTTCCGTTATAAAAATGCAGATATGGCAGATTTGGAAGCGCAATTACAAGCTGCTTCTGGAGCACGTCATCGTATTATTGTGACTGATGGTGCCTTTTCTATGGATGGATCAGTAGCGCCCTTAGATCAAATCTGTGATCTCGCAGATAAGTACGAAGCATTGGTGATGATCGATGAATCACATTGTACTGGTTTTGTTGGCAAAACAGGCCGTGGAACTCATGAATTATACCATGTAATTGATCGCGTTGATATCATTACTGGAACATTGGGTAAAGCATTGGGTGGAGCATCTGGTGGTTTTACTTCTGGTCGTAAAGAAATCATTGATATGTTGCGTCAGCGTTCTCGTCCCTATTTATTTTCTAATACATTAGCACCAGCGATCGCGGGAGCTTCTGTAGCGGTATTGGATATGTTGAGCGAGACGACAGACTTACGTGATAAATTAGAATCAAATACGGTATATTTCCGTGAAAAAATGACAGCAGCAGGTTTTGATATTAAGCCTGGATTCCATCCTATTGTCCCTGTAATGTTGTATGATGCGAAATTGGCTCAAGAATTTGCAACAAGAATGCTGGCTGAAGGAATTTATGTAATTGGTTTCTATTATCCAGTGGTTCCACAAGGAAAAGCGCGCATTCGTGTCCAAATTTCAGCAGGTCATGAGCTTAGTCATTTGGATAAAGCAATAGCTGCATTCACGAAAGTTGGAAAAGATTTAGGTGTAATCAAATAA
- the pafA gene encoding alkaline phosphatase PafA, giving the protein MMCVGLSSLTTFAQSPERPKLVVGLMVDQMRWDYLYRFAERYGEGGFKRLLNEGFSCENTLINYIPTYTAIGHSSVYTGSVPAIHGIAGNDWIMEQTGKPMYCTQDDNVIGVGTTESEGKQSPRNLLASTITDQLKLATNFQSKVIGIAIKDRGGILPAGHFADAAYWFESKSGNWITSNFYMDKLPNWVADFNKKKLAEKYLKQDWKPSYPLSTYTSSISDDNIYEGKFAGEASPTLPRATSKLMETEGYELIKTTPMGNTLTLDLAKAAIEHEKLGNNPTKNTDFLCVSLSATDYVGHRYSLSSVEIEDIYLKLDDELADLFNYLDKTVGAGNYTFFLTADHAASYNSRYFMDMKGNGGYFPSRQIITALNENLKAKFGQEKLVKSLMNYQVHLDNEKIETLKLDEEAIKTDIIKYLKKQDGVAFVFDMSKGDALQAPMAIREKAINGYNIKRSGVIQIVVEPQWYDGTPRSTGTTHGTWSSFDSHIPLVFMGWGIKHGVSNKAVNVTDIAPTLAALLHVMEPNGSIGTPIVEVLGQ; this is encoded by the coding sequence ATGATGTGCGTAGGGTTGAGTAGTTTGACAACCTTTGCACAGTCGCCAGAACGTCCAAAATTAGTCGTTGGTCTTATGGTTGACCAAATGCGTTGGGATTATTTGTACCGATTTGCTGAACGTTATGGTGAAGGTGGTTTCAAAAGACTGTTGAATGAAGGATTTTCTTGTGAGAACACATTGATTAACTATATCCCTACTTATACCGCAATTGGGCATAGCTCGGTCTACACGGGATCGGTACCCGCGATTCACGGTATTGCTGGTAATGATTGGATTATGGAGCAGACGGGCAAACCAATGTATTGTACGCAAGATGACAATGTCATCGGTGTGGGGACTACGGAATCCGAAGGAAAACAATCGCCTCGTAATCTTCTTGCTTCTACCATCACAGATCAACTGAAATTAGCAACCAATTTTCAATCTAAAGTGATTGGTATTGCGATCAAAGATCGTGGAGGTATCTTGCCCGCAGGTCATTTTGCTGACGCTGCTTATTGGTTTGAGTCCAAATCTGGTAATTGGATTACCAGTAATTTTTACATGGACAAATTGCCAAATTGGGTAGCAGATTTTAATAAGAAAAAATTGGCTGAAAAATATTTAAAACAGGATTGGAAACCTTCTTATCCGTTATCAACCTATACGTCAAGTATTTCCGATGATAATATTTATGAAGGAAAATTTGCTGGTGAAGCGAGTCCAACATTACCACGGGCGACATCCAAGTTGATGGAGACTGAAGGTTATGAATTGATCAAAACAACACCTATGGGCAATACATTGACTTTAGATTTAGCCAAAGCAGCGATTGAACATGAAAAACTGGGTAATAATCCTACCAAGAACACAGATTTTTTGTGTGTCAGTTTATCTGCAACTGATTACGTGGGACACCGCTATTCGCTTTCTTCTGTCGAGATTGAGGATATTTATTTAAAACTGGATGATGAGTTGGCTGATCTTTTCAATTATTTGGATAAGACAGTGGGTGCCGGCAATTATACATTCTTTCTAACGGCGGATCATGCTGCATCTTATAATTCGCGTTATTTTATGGATATGAAGGGAAATGGTGGATATTTCCCAAGCAGACAGATTATTACGGCATTGAATGAAAATCTGAAAGCTAAATTTGGTCAAGAAAAATTGGTTAAAAGTTTAATGAATTACCAAGTTCATTTGGACAATGAAAAAATTGAAACTTTAAAACTTGATGAAGAAGCGATCAAAACGGATATCATCAAGTATTTGAAAAAACAAGATGGTGTTGCATTTGTATTTGATATGTCAAAAGGAGATGCGTTGCAGGCACCAATGGCTATTCGTGAAAAAGCTATAAATGGATACAATATAAAACGTAGTGGTGTTATTCAGATTGTGGTAGAACCGCAATGGTATGACGGTACACCTCGTTCTACAGGTACAACACATGGTACTTGGTCGAGTTTTGATTCTCATATACCACTGGTATTTATGGGATGGGGGATCAAGCATGGGGTGTCTAATAAAGCAGTTAACGTAACTGATATTGCACCTACACTCGCGGCATTATTGCATGTCATGGAGCCTAATGGTAGTATTGGTACACCTATTGTAGAAGTGCTAGGGCAGTAG
- the uvrA gene encoding excinuclease ABC subunit UvrA, translating into MAKTQDNSPKNYIQIKGAKVNNLKNIDVDIPKNKLVVITGMSGSGKSSLAFDTLYAEGQRRYVESLSSYARQFMGRMNKPEVDYIKGIAPAIAIEQRVITSNPRSTVGTSTEIYDYLKLLYARIGKTYSPVSGQLVTKDTVSSIVDFATSLEEGTSITIYAPLIPTNDRKLKEELSLLLQKGFVRIKYQGELQKIESIIDNKKVENKSIKEGEIEIVTDRVRIESDDDTLNRLSDSIQTALFEGKGNCSIDVEGELHHFSDRFELDGILFEEPTANFFSFNNPYGACRRCEGYGKVIGIDPDLVIPDKSRSVYDGAIAPWRGEKMGEWLQALIKVSLKFDFPIHRSYSDLTAAQKKILWTGNKYFAGLNQFFKELEEQTYKIQYRVMLSRYRGKTDCPECHGSRLRHDATYVKVGDQSITDIVLMPLDKALEFFQKLELKGNDLLIAKRLLSEIESRLQFLCDVGLSYLTLNRLSNSLSGGESQRINLATSLGSSLVGSIYVLDEPSIGLHPRDTQRLIGVLKSLRDIGNTVIVVEHEQEMMEAADYLIDIGPEAGVNGGELVFAGHYNEILKDKRSLTGKYLSGQENITIPTKRRSWNNSITVKGAHENNLQGIDVTFPLNNFTVVTGVSGSGKTSLVKRILYPALQKAIGNYSGEQTGVYDGIEGDIEQVEQIEMVDQNPIGRSSRSNPVTYVKAWDEVRALYSNLPAAKAEGLKPAAFSFNVEGGRCDVCQGEGEVKIEMQFMADIVLPCEACDGKRFKQHVLDVQYKSKSVSDILALSVDEAIVFFSDQPKILSKLQPLQDVGLGYVKLGQSSSTLSGGEAQRIKLASFLIKGNNSKKTLFIFDEPTTGLHFHDIKKLLKSFEALINLGNSILVIEHNMDMIKSADWVIDIGPEGGDKGGKLVFAGLPEDLVKCKDSYTGQYLQTHLTN; encoded by the coding sequence ATGGCGAAGACACAGGATAATAGTCCGAAAAATTATATTCAAATAAAAGGGGCAAAAGTCAATAATTTAAAGAATATTGATGTCGATATCCCCAAAAATAAGCTGGTTGTTATAACAGGTATGTCAGGCTCGGGAAAATCTTCTTTAGCTTTTGATACTTTGTATGCAGAGGGACAGCGTCGTTATGTCGAGAGTCTATCGTCTTATGCCCGCCAGTTTATGGGAAGGATGAACAAACCTGAAGTAGACTACATCAAAGGTATTGCTCCAGCGATTGCAATCGAACAACGGGTGATTACCAGCAATCCACGTTCTACCGTCGGTACCTCGACAGAAATCTACGATTATCTGAAACTATTATATGCACGTATCGGGAAGACCTATTCTCCCGTATCCGGACAACTCGTGACAAAAGATACGGTTTCGAGTATTGTTGATTTTGCTACTTCTTTAGAAGAAGGAACTTCCATTACGATTTATGCACCTTTAATACCGACCAATGATCGGAAATTGAAAGAAGAGCTCTCTTTATTATTGCAAAAGGGTTTTGTGAGGATCAAGTATCAAGGTGAATTGCAGAAAATAGAGAGTATTATCGACAATAAGAAGGTCGAAAATAAAAGTATTAAAGAAGGAGAGATCGAGATTGTTACAGACCGTGTTCGCATCGAATCGGATGATGATACGTTAAACCGCCTTTCAGATTCCATTCAGACGGCTTTATTTGAAGGAAAAGGAAATTGTTCAATTGATGTCGAAGGTGAATTGCATCATTTCTCCGATCGCTTTGAATTGGATGGTATTTTATTTGAAGAACCAACCGCCAATTTCTTTAGTTTCAATAACCCATATGGGGCCTGTCGTCGTTGTGAAGGTTACGGTAAGGTTATTGGTATTGATCCAGATCTCGTTATCCCTGATAAAAGCCGATCCGTATACGATGGTGCAATCGCACCTTGGAGAGGTGAGAAGATGGGAGAATGGCTGCAAGCATTGATCAAAGTTTCTTTAAAATTTGACTTCCCAATACATCGTTCCTATTCCGATCTAACAGCAGCACAAAAGAAAATTCTTTGGACAGGAAATAAATATTTTGCGGGTTTAAATCAATTTTTCAAGGAACTCGAAGAGCAGACTTATAAGATTCAATATCGCGTCATGTTATCACGGTATCGTGGTAAAACAGATTGTCCCGAGTGCCATGGTTCACGTCTCCGTCATGATGCTACTTATGTTAAAGTTGGCGATCAGTCCATCACGGATATCGTTTTGATGCCTTTGGATAAAGCTTTGGAATTCTTTCAAAAATTAGAACTTAAAGGAAATGACCTTTTGATTGCGAAACGCTTGTTGTCAGAAATTGAAAGTAGGTTGCAGTTTTTATGTGATGTTGGTTTAAGTTATCTGACGCTCAACCGTCTTTCTAATTCGCTTTCCGGAGGTGAATCTCAACGGATCAACTTAGCCACTTCATTAGGGAGTTCATTAGTCGGCTCGATCTACGTATTGGATGAGCCAAGTATTGGTTTACATCCACGCGACACACAAAGGCTTATCGGGGTATTGAAATCACTACGTGATATTGGAAATACCGTTATTGTAGTGGAGCATGAGCAAGAAATGATGGAAGCAGCCGATTATTTGATTGATATCGGTCCGGAAGCGGGAGTGAATGGTGGAGAATTGGTTTTTGCGGGGCACTATAATGAGATCCTTAAAGATAAAAGAAGTTTAACCGGAAAGTATCTCAGTGGTCAGGAAAACATCACTATTCCTACCAAAAGACGGTCTTGGAATAATTCCATTACCGTTAAAGGTGCACATGAAAATAATCTACAAGGCATCGATGTTACTTTTCCTTTGAACAATTTTACTGTTGTTACTGGTGTTTCAGGTTCTGGAAAAACATCTTTAGTAAAAAGAATCTTATATCCGGCTTTACAGAAAGCGATCGGAAACTATTCTGGTGAGCAAACAGGTGTCTATGATGGTATTGAAGGTGATATCGAGCAGGTAGAACAAATAGAAATGGTCGATCAAAATCCGATCGGTCGTTCCTCTAGATCCAACCCGGTTACGTACGTGAAGGCATGGGATGAGGTCAGAGCCCTATATTCAAATTTACCAGCTGCCAAAGCCGAAGGTCTGAAACCTGCTGCATTTTCATTTAACGTAGAAGGTGGTCGTTGTGATGTATGTCAAGGTGAAGGCGAGGTGAAGATCGAGATGCAGTTTATGGCAGACATTGTATTGCCATGTGAGGCTTGTGATGGAAAACGTTTTAAACAGCATGTACTTGATGTTCAATATAAAAGTAAATCTGTCTCGGACATTTTAGCATTAAGTGTCGATGAGGCTATTGTATTCTTCTCCGATCAACCTAAGATCTTATCCAAACTACAACCTCTACAAGATGTTGGTCTTGGCTATGTAAAATTGGGACAATCTTCCAGTACGTTATCTGGAGGTGAGGCACAGCGGATCAAATTAGCGTCGTTTTTGATTAAAGGAAACAACAGCAAGAAAACACTCTTCATATTTGATGAACCGACAACAGGTCTTCATTTTCATGATATCAAAAAACTATTGAAATCGTTTGAGGCATTGATTAATTTGGGGAATAGTATTTTGGTTATCGAACATAATATGGATATGATTAAATCCGCAGATTGGGTTATTGATATCGGTCCAGAAGGTGGTGATAAAGGAGGAAAATTAGTTTTTGCAGGACTACCAGAAGACTTGGTCAAATGTAAAGATTCTTATACAGGGCAATATTTGCAAACGCATTTAACGAATTAA
- a CDS encoding M20/M25/M40 family metallo-hydrolase encodes MKRSNFTYILSKRVLGCALVLSFVLVENGFSQGRFQQDKQVLEPIVQKIVTEANDHSQLESLAFELLDVVGPRLVGTPGMTRANEWALAKFESWGISAKNQKFGEWRGWERGISHIDMVTPRVKSLAGTQLAWSPSTKGKTVQGEVIAIPDVKDSISFRNWLPAVKGKFVMISMPQPTGRPDHNWAEFGTKESIEKMNRSRDSLTVVWNNRIQASGVSSNTIPSLLEEAGAAGILTSNWSKEFGANKIFGARSYKVPSLDISLEDYGMLYRLAEKGIKPKISVETASKDLGNVPSFNTIAEIKGTEFPNEYVILSAHLDSWEGGSGATDNGTGTIAMMEVARILKKILPNPKRTILIGLWGSEEQGLNGSRSFVLDNPEIVENTQAVFNLDNGTGRVERINGSGFVHAYDFMSRWMAAVPNAVTKDIKTEFPGSPGGGGSDHSSFVAAGVPAFMLSSLSWGYFSNTWHTNLDTYDKLVFDDLKYNVILTAVMTYKASEEPQLVNREQRVLPVGRDGKPGVWPPIRQPRRTGVGY; translated from the coding sequence ATGAAAAGAAGTAATTTCACATATATTTTATCAAAAAGAGTCTTAGGTTGTGCCTTAGTTTTAAGCTTTGTACTGGTGGAAAATGGATTTTCCCAAGGCCGTTTTCAACAAGATAAGCAGGTGTTAGAGCCTATTGTACAAAAAATTGTTACCGAAGCCAATGATCATTCGCAATTAGAATCACTTGCTTTTGAACTGTTGGATGTGGTGGGGCCGCGATTAGTGGGTACACCTGGTATGACCCGTGCTAATGAATGGGCATTGGCAAAATTTGAAAGCTGGGGTATCTCCGCTAAGAATCAAAAGTTTGGAGAATGGAGGGGATGGGAACGAGGTATTTCGCACATTGATATGGTAACTCCAAGAGTGAAGTCACTAGCAGGGACACAGTTAGCGTGGAGCCCTAGTACAAAGGGTAAAACGGTACAAGGGGAAGTAATTGCTATACCAGATGTCAAGGATTCTATCTCATTTCGAAATTGGTTGCCTGCTGTTAAGGGAAAGTTTGTGATGATTTCAATGCCCCAACCTACTGGTCGTCCAGATCATAATTGGGCTGAGTTTGGCACAAAGGAATCTATTGAAAAGATGAACAGATCTCGAGATTCTTTAACTGTAGTGTGGAACAATCGTATTCAAGCTTCTGGTGTATCATCTAATACTATTCCTTCCCTATTAGAAGAGGCAGGGGCAGCAGGAATACTGACCAGCAATTGGTCAAAAGAATTTGGTGCTAACAAAATATTTGGTGCCAGATCCTATAAAGTTCCTTCTTTGGATATCTCATTAGAAGATTATGGCATGTTATACCGTCTTGCTGAAAAGGGAATTAAACCCAAGATCAGTGTTGAAACAGCTTCAAAAGATTTGGGCAATGTGCCCTCCTTTAATACCATTGCTGAAATTAAAGGAACTGAGTTTCCAAATGAATATGTAATCCTTTCTGCGCATCTTGATTCTTGGGAGGGTGGCTCTGGTGCTACAGATAATGGAACTGGAACTATTGCTATGATGGAAGTGGCGCGTATTTTAAAAAAAATCTTACCTAATCCCAAGCGAACTATTTTAATTGGTTTATGGGGAAGTGAAGAACAAGGATTGAATGGTTCTCGTTCATTTGTATTGGACAATCCTGAAATCGTAGAAAATACGCAGGCAGTTTTCAATCTGGATAATGGTACCGGTCGTGTAGAGCGAATCAACGGCTCTGGTTTTGTGCACGCCTATGACTTTATGTCGCGTTGGATGGCAGCTGTACCAAACGCGGTTACCAAAGATATTAAAACTGAATTTCCTGGATCTCCAGGCGGAGGCGGATCTGATCACTCTTCATTTGTCGCTGCAGGAGTTCCTGCATTTATGTTGAGCTCTTTATCTTGGGGTTATTTCAGTAATACTTGGCATACCAATTTGGATACCTATGATAAATTAGTATTTGATGATCTGAAGTATAATGTTATTCTGACTGCTGTGATGACTTATAAAGCTTCAGAAGAGCCTCAATTAGTCAATCGTGAACAACGTGTGCTTCCTGTAGGACGTGACGGCAAACCGGGTGTATGGCCGCCTATTAGGCAACCAAGGAGAACTGGAGTTGGGTATTAG